Genomic segment of Catharus ustulatus isolate bCatUst1 chromosome 3, bCatUst1.pri.v2, whole genome shotgun sequence:
CCCTTGAGGGTTctccaaccccatcccagctcccttcggacccattttttcacctaatcccaattttttttcctggatcaGTGCCTGGAACCTCCAGCAATTTCCCCATCCATGAAAATCTAGGATGGCTCCATCTCCACCCTCCCCACGACCAACGCTGTTCCTCAACCCCCTTGAGATGCCTCCAAACCCCACCCCCATCTCCATTCCggagcttttttttctccataatcccaaatttttttcctgcaccgGTGCCTGACATCCACAAGGAACTGCCCCATCTGTGAGCATCCAGGATGGCTCCATCTCCATAAAAATCTGGGATGGCTCCACAAAAATCCACCCCATGACCAACCCCGTTCTTCAAACCCCTTGAGATGTctccaaccccatcccagctcagtTTGGGGCCGCTTTTTGTGCCataatcccaattttttttcttggatcAGCGCTGGGAGCCTCCACATCCACAGAATTATGGAACTCAAAATCTGGGATGGCTCCAGGACCTCGCCCACCCCACAACCAACCCCGTTCCTCAAACCCCTTGAGATGTctccaaccccatcccagctccatttgGGGCGTTTTTCTGCCAtaatcccaaatttttattcTTGGATCAGTGCCTGGAGCCACCAGGACCCTCCCAATCCATGAAAATCCAGGATGGCTCCACCTCCACCCGCCCCACGACCAACCCCATTCCTTGAGGGTTctccaaccccatcccagctTCGTTTGAGGCCATTTTGCTACCataatcccaaatttttttgtcTCACATCAACACCTGGAGCTACCAGGAACGTCCCCATCCACAAAAATCCAGGACAGCTCCATCTCCACCCACCCCATGACCAATCCCATTCCTCAAACCCCTTGAGATGTCTCCGAACCCATCCCAGCTCCGTTCAGAGCCGGTTTTCCACCAGAattacaatttcttttcttggaTCAGCGCTGGGAGCCTTCCCATcgacagaatcacagaatccagGATGGCTCCAGGACCTCATCCCTGACTCAACCAACCCCATTCCTCAACCCCCTGAGATGTctccaaccccatcccagctccgTTCAGAGCCGTTTTTCTGCCATTATCCTGATTTTTATTCCTGGATCAGCACCTGGAGCCACCAGGAACCTCCCCATCCACAGAACTGTGAAATTCAAAAATCCAGGATGGCTCCACCTCCAGCCCGTTCCTCAAACCCCTTGAGGGTtctccaaccccatcccaactccctttggggctgtttttccactataatcccatttttttttcctggatcaGCGCCCAGAACCACCAGGAACTCCTGATCCATGAAAATCCAGGATGTCTCCACCAAAGTCCACCTCATGACCAACCCTGTTCCTCAACCCCCTTGAGATGTctccaaccccatcccagctccatttgGAGCCGATTTTTCTCCctaatcacaattttttttcctggatcaATGTCTGAAGCCACTGGGAACCTCCCAATCCATGAAAATCCGGGATGGCTCCACCTCCACCCACCCCAAGACCAACGCCATTCCTTGAGGGTTctccaaccccatcccagctccctttGGGGCTGTTTTTCCACTataatcccaattttttttttcctggatcaGCACCCAGAACCACCAGGAACCTCCCAATCCATGAAAATCTGGGATGGCTTCACCTCCACCCACCCCACGACCAACCCCATTCCTTGAGGGTTctccaaccccatcccagctccgTTTGGAGCCGTTTTTTCTCCctaatcccaatttttttcccctggattgACGCTCAACATCCACCAGGACTCTCCCAATCCATGAAAATCCCGGATGGCTCCACCTCCACCCCCTCAAGACGCCTCCAAACCCTCCCCACCTCCCTTCGGCGCCGTTTTTTCCCGCCACAATcccaaattttgattttttttcccccggaGCCGACTGAGCCGCAGCGCTTTTCTTTTTGTAGGACGCGAAGACCGAAGAGTTCTTCTCTGGGGTGGCTCCAGACTAGAGGAGAAGTTCTCTAGTGAGTTTCCCGCTTCACGTAGTTCCCAGATCCCGCTCCCGCCCCTTCCCCGGATCCGCTAAATcccggttttttttttttttttcacttttttttttttttgtgtatttttttttttttttgggaatccCTCCCAGGTGCAGCAGGTGCAGGTGTTCGCCGACGTCCAGTGCACGGTGAATTTGGTGGGAGATCCCTACCTCAACGCGCCGGCTCCGTTGGCCAATCCCAAAAacgccgctccgccgccgccgccgccgccgccgggacAGGGGAagagcctcctgcagcagctcctgacgGAGTGAAGAACCCGGAAAAAAACTcgggaattcccaaaaaaatttaaaaaaaactcgAGAAGATGgacatgaggagaaaaaaaaaagagagagaaaattattataTAGGATCtatttttatgggaattttgaTATCCAGCCCCCGCCGCCGGAATGTTTGGAGCGCAAATGGAAAATGggggttggggggttttttgggaaggGGGGGATGGGGTTTGCACCAAggtttttcccctgtttttttggggttttgggcctttttccctggtttttttctcctttttcccccagttttcttcctttttctcccatttttccctcttttccttccttcttttctcctctttttcttccttttttcctttttcctattttctccatttttctcctttacctctttctctttttctcttatttttcctccttttccctcattttccttcttctcctttttcctcttcctcctttttttctcctctttacctccttttcttctttttcctttttcttttctccttttccttctttctccccttttcttcctcttttcttccttttccttttcctttttttctcattttcctccttttcctcttttcccagttttcctcctttttattttttctttcctcctttccttctcttttccccatttttccttcttttcccccatttctcctttttaaaaaatttcccttttcttcctttccttttccctcctcttttcccatttttcctctttccccctttcccccattttccttttcctccttttcccagttTCATCCCAACATTccctttcccatctcttttccctccttttttccataatttccccttttttcttttttcctctttcctccttttctccctcttctctattttttatttttccttcctcttttcccttttcccctcattttttcctcttttccccattATCTTcttctcccccttcctccccatttttctgctattccccctttttttctcctttttccttccccccttttttcctgttttccatttgtcttttttcccattttcccttttttcctgatttttatttcccctaattttccttttccccccttttctcctgttttctttttcccttttttccttttgtccctTTCCccctattttcccttttctcttttccctcttttttctttttctcccctttttccttttccccaaatttttcctttttcctctacttttaatttttcttttttttcccttttcccttctaaacttttttcccttcccccctttttttgtctctattttcaattttctttttccccctttttttcctttttcctattttccatttcccctttcccccatttttccttttatccctattttcccttttttattttttccttctccccctatttttccttttatcttttcccccccctttttcttttttcccttatttttccttttatcttttcccctttttttttccctttttctttttttccccttttccttttttctccttttccttttttcccttatttttccttttatctttccccttttcttttttttcccttttcatttttttcccttatttttccttttctcttttcccctttttcatttttccctttttccttttttccccttttttctgtttttccccttttctttttccttatttttccttttttcttttcccttttttcctttttttccctttccttttttccttatttttcctttttcccccagttctccctttccccaccccctccaggcccatcccattttttcaaattcccattccctgctccaagaattcccaggaaaacaccaggaagaggaaaaggaggaagaggaagcagaggaagCTCAGTCTCAGCTGGATCTGACGCGGGGCCCGgaactaaaaaaccccaaaaaccaggaaaagaTCCGGAATTCTGCgggaaaatcccaattttttttttgtttttttgctcaaattccccaaatttttattttttgtttccctttcccttcGGCTCGTGCGTACAATCAGCttttctagcaaaaaaaaatcgTGGAATTTGTcgggttttggggattttttaccaaaaaaaaaacaaaaaaaaaaaaaaaaaaaaaagtgaaaaaacacacccacaaaaaaaaaaaaaaggaaaaaaattcatattttgaCCGagtttttccatgttttttgcCGGTTTTCCCgtccctctggaattccctgggatgAGGAGGGAAAACCTCGTGTACAGTgcaagaaaaaagggggaagaaaatgaaaaaattgggaaaaaaaatcggGAAAATCTGCAAtaatttttaggggaaaaattaaaattaaaaaaaagagggaggggggaggggtTCCTCTTGtagataattatttttttttttttgagggaaaaagatggaaaacttctggaaaactatggaaaacaaaacaaaaaaaaattaataataataaaatggttctttttttttttttttcctgcttggatTGTGTTTAACAGCTGGAGTAGCTTCGGATATTTaaaaagataataataataataattaataattaataataataataataaaataataataattgaatTCTCTGCCAggtaaaagctttttttttgtggggtttttgcttgcaaggaaaattaaattttttttttttcagctttggtggaatttttagggaattttggggttgttcatttttaattaaaaattgtgggagggggaaaaaaagaggaaatgtagggaaaaaaaaggaaaaattggagTTTGAATCCAAAATTTTGGTGGTTTCAGGGggaagaatttggggaaaatgggaaaaaatgggaaaaaattaaaaaaaaaaaaaggaaaaaaaaaggaaaatataatagaaaaaaaatggggataaaaccagaaattcagtttgggaattctggtgggaaaatgggggaaaaaaaagcagagctggggtgggattcaggaatttttggggttgaaATTCCTCAAAAATGTCAAATTGTGGGAAAATCAGGGATGTGGGattggggaaaatgaggaatttgggaatttaaatgaaaatcccaggaattttgaggaaaaaaaatctcaaatctcATCCTGGAGAGAATTTCTGTGATCCCAGGGGGCTCCAACTTTTCCTTaggattctctgggaattccaacCTAAAAATTTCCACCTaaattttcccaggaaaaatcaggaatctcgaggaaaaattggggtttttttctgtttttttctcccttttccccctcctttgcctttttttccaccctctccccaaaccccaccaggATTTTCCCAACCAACCTCAAAATCTTTGggacaacaaaaccaaaattagggaatttccactgggaaaaacacttaaaaacaaaataaatccatggaattccaaCATTGCACAGCCCAAAAAtgcaaattcccaaatttcctcccaaatccttccccaaaattcctcctgaaatTCTTCTCCAAATTTCCTCCCAGAATTCCTCCTGAAATCTCCAAATTCtcaccaaaaattcccaaattcttctCCAAGttattcctgaaattcccaggttttccccaaaatccccaaatttttcccaaattcctcctaaaaatcccaaattctcccaaaatccccaaatctgctcccaaaattcccaaattcttcctaaaattccccaatttccttccaaaaattcagaactttcctccccaaatccccaaatccctctgaaaattcctcctgaaattcccaaatctttcccaaaatccccaaatttcctcccaaaacccccaaatgtctcccaaaattcctcctgaaatTTCCAAATCCTtcctaaaatttcccaaattctcccaaaattcccaaatcccttcccaaattcctcctgaaattcccaaatccttcctaaaatttccaaatttcctcccaaaatccccaaatcccttcccagattcctcctgaaattcccaaattcttcCCAGagtccccaaatttcctccccaaatccccaaagccttcctaaaattccaaatttccttccaaaatccccaaatcccttcccaaattcctcctgaaattcccaaatccttcttaaaattccccaatttcttcccaaaatactcaaattcttcctaaaatttccaaatttcctccccaaaatccccaaatccctctcaaaattcctccccaaattcccaaatccttcctaaaattccccaaattctccccaaatctcctcccaaaatccccaaatttcctccccaaaacccccaaatgtctcccaaatttcctcccaaGATTCCCAAATCCTTCTTAAAACTCCCCAATTTCCTCCCtaaaatccctcccaaaattcccattttcccatcccaCCTTTCTTaattttagagggaaaaaaagaacaaaaaagcacCTTGGGACCAAAAATaaccaaccaaataaacaaacaaaatccagattttttttttttcttttttcctttttttccccagagtcACTTGAGCAGTTTGAGATTCCTGAGGTGGGGATGAACCTGATTTTTGGGGTAGGGTCTGAGGGCCAGGCAGGTGGGAATTCCCTCGGGATTCTCCACCCACAGGCGGTGATCCAAGCCCTGCAGCTTCAGCAGCTCggccagagccagcagggaatTCTCATCTGGAGcctgcagggaaaagaaaaattcaggaattcgATACAGGGAATTTTTACTGATAAATTTAAGGTGAGATTTCCCAtccctttggaattttggggttttttttcaccttgttgctgttttttaaaattattttttaattaaaaaattaattttttaaattaaaattttaatttttaattttttaaaattatttttttcttttctgattttttcagatttttttcagattttaaaatttttttattttcagattttttttattttcagattttttcagattttttttattttcagattttttcagatttttttattttcagattttttgtattatcagattttttattttcagatttttttaattttcagatttttctattttcagaatttttttagatttttttattttctgatattttttcagatttttatttttagatattttttattttcagattttattttcagatttttttcagatttttttattttcagatttttaattttcagatttttttattttcagattttttttattttcaaatttttttattttctttttttttattttctgattttttattttcagatttttttcattttcagatttttttaaattttcagattttttttattttctgagtttttttcagatttttttcagattttttttattgtcagacttttttatttacagattttttattttcagatttttttcaggtttttttattttcagatttttttaaattttttttagttttcagatttttttttcagatttctttttcagatttttttgattttcagatttttttgattCCAGGGATTGTGggattttgcagatttttttggagggaatattttctccttctttggaattttttttttaggtttggAAATGACGGAGTTCaagcattcccaaaatcctcaagGATTTGAAATCCCCTCAGGAATTGGGATTGGAACTGAGCAGTTCCAAAGCCTGGAATAATTCCAACAGGAATTATCGTCtgattcccaaaaaaattccagcaggaattattattttattcccaGTAATTCCAGGAGGAATTATTATTTGATACGCAATAATTGCTGAGGAATTATTATTtgattcccaaaaaatccaggagGAATTATTATTTGATTCCCAGTAATTCCAGGAGGAATTATTATTTGATACACAATAATTCCAGGAGGGAATTATTCCCAATTATTTCCAATACACaactaaatttattttggaattcGGTCTTCCCCGTCCCCGTTcccgacccctccccacccagggctggcagcgGATTTCAGAGAGGGAAAATTCCCCTCTGTaccctccttttttccccaggtcGACCATTCCCACCTCACTGAATtccagaatattaaaaaaaaaatccaaattttccaaaaaaaatcccgattttcccccaaaatctcgTTTTTTCCTCAGCCCGCCACCGCCCCCCCCAACATGGCGGCCGGCTTCCCCTCAGCGCGGCGTTCCCATCATgccccgcggcgccgccgcTACCTCCAGCACCACGGTTCTCATGGCGCCGCCCTGCTCCAGGTACGCGCCGGTGTCGGGATGCTCCCGGTAACCGTGAACGGCGGCCAGCGCGGcgtggcagccctgagccaccaCGGCACCTAGCGGCCACGACCGGGGAGGCCGCGCCAGGTCCCCGCGGAGCACCACGTACTGCACCAACACCGCTTTAGCTGCCGCCATGTTGCCGTACGGAACCGCGCGGGCTGCCGGGAGCAAGGGGTAGGGTAGCAAGCAGCGCGCCGCCATGTTGCTGTACGGAAGGGAGAGCGGCGTGATGACGCACTTCCGGCGGCGCTGAGGCGGGAAAGTTGAGGTGAGCGCGGAGCCctcagggagggatttggggtctcggggggatttgggggaatttttttgggataattcttTGGGATTAATCCCTGTTCCTCCCCAGATCTTCTCTGTCACCTCCTGGGATCCTTCCTGTCACGCTTTGGGATcgtccctgtccctttcccgcattcaaattctcaaaaatccctccagttcccaaattcccagcccgttttccctgtgaaaaacccctaaaattatggaaaatgtcaaggtttttttttccattcccagcccgttttccctgtgaaaaacctccaaatttatggaaaattaaaagttttcttttccattctcatcactgttttccctgtgaaaaaaccccccaaatttatggaaaattaaagcgtttttttcccattcccatccccttttcctcttgaaaaaaaaaaaatttttaaaaaaaattaagggaatTTTTCCATTCCCAACCCATTTTCCCTGAAAAAGAAATCCCCAAGTttatggaaaattaaaacatttttttctattcccatcccattttcctcttgaaaatattcccattttaaaaaaaaatcagcaggatttttttcccattcccatcccattttcctccagaaaataaaattcccaaatttatggaaaatttggtgattttttttccattcccatccccttttcctcttgaaaaaattccctttcttttttaagttaataggatttttttccactccCATCCctgtgaaaaaaccccaagtttataaaaaaaattgaaatattttttcccattcccatcccattttcctccttaaaaaatttcccaaatttatggaaagttaaatttttttttccagcaccaAATCCTTGGGATTTTCCAGCAAttccccagggatggatcctgggaaagaaaaacatgaaaaggaagggaaaaaggattTTCCACTGGGTGagttcccaaaaattcccagattttcccaagTTTCTCCCATCTCTGaccctttccatgcaggaaTTCTTCAAATTcctcccagaattcccaaatttcctccccaaaatccccagattTCCTCCCAAAACCCTGAGTTTGGCTcctaaaattccaaatttcctccctaaaatcccaaaattcttcttaaaatttcccaaatttgctcccaaaaccctgaaatttcctcctaaaatccacaaattcctccccaaattcccaaatttcctccccAAAGTCCAAAATtctctccaaaatccccaaatattcaccccaaattcccaaatttcctcccaaatccccaaattcttccccacatttcccccaattccccaatttttccccattcccagatgTTCTGGCCCACCTGGAGCTGTTGGAGGCTCAGCACCGGGGCTGGGCCGAGGCTCAGGAGcgccaggagcagctccaggagagggagaaattCCTGAAATCGCGAATCCAGGAGCTGCGGCAGCGCCGGGACGCGCTCCGGGAGAAAGTGCGGCAGGCGGTGAGCGTTCCTAAAAATCACCTGGGGATTCCCAAAAATTACctggacattaaaaaaaatctcatagaATTCCCAAACAGTCCCAcctgagaattcccaaaaaatacctggacattaaaaaaaatctcatagaATTCCCAAACAATCCCAcctgagaattcccaaaaagtcccagggaattcccaaaaattacCTGGGGATTCCCAAAAATTGCCTGGATATTCCAAAAAATCtcagggaattcccaaaaaaatcccatctggagattcccaaaaaaacctcagagaattcccaaaaaatcccacctgggaattcccaaaaaatcctagagaaataaaaaaaaaattacttgggaattcccaaaaaaatcccagagaattcccaaaaaatcccatctgtgaattcccaaaaaatcccatctgagaattcccaaaaattacCTGgacattcccaaaaaatctcaggGAATTCCCAAACAATCACATCTGACGATTCCCAAAAATTacctgggaattcccaaaaaatcccagagaattcctaaaatatcccacctgagaattcccaaaaaatcccagagaaatcccaaaattctggatttataaacaaaattcctgaatttccttccaaaattcccaaatttccttccaaaattcccaaattcttccccaaaaattcccaaattcttcgccaaaaattcccaaattcttccccaaattcctccagaAATTCCTAAATTctccctgaaattcccaaaatttcaaagAATTGATGACtcttgggatttattttggttttttttttctgggattttggggattttggctttttcaggagctgggaaatttgggaattgcGTCGGAGCCGGATCCgcgggaggtgctggagtggaAAATCCAAAAGTGCCGGGAGCTGCTGCGGCTCTTCCGCCTCACCGGTAACGGGGAAAGTGGGAATGgttgggaaaagtgggaatttttggggaaaactgggaatttttttgggaaaatcaggaattcttGAGGAAAAccgggaatttttggggggaaatttgggaatttttttggaaaagtgggatttttttgggaaaaatcgggatttccttgggaaaattgggaatttttttttgaaaattgggaattcttttggaaaattgggaatttctttggaaaatcaAGAACTTCTTGGGAAATGCCAGAtgaattcctggaatttccgGGATTcaattcctggaatttcctAGATCCAATTCCCGGAATtcctctgcagggctcagtgGGAAGCTCCGGatgaaattcccagaaattcccagaattttctgGATTCAATTTGCGGAATTTTCCAGAttaaattcccagaatttcccagATCCAATTCCAATTCTGGAATTCCCCCACAGGGCTCAACGGGAAGCTCTGGatgaaattcccagaaattcccagaatttcctgAATCCAATTCCCAGATTTATCCCAGAATTTTCctgaaatccctggaatttccCAGAttaaattcccagaatttctcagaatttttcccagaatttcccagaattcccccTGCAGGGATCAGCAGGAAGCTCCGGATAAAATTCCCAGATTAATTTCCCATAACTTTCCAGAATTTTCTCGTATccaattcccagaattttccagaatttcccGCAGGGATCAGTGGGAAGCACCAGATGAAATTCCAgatatttttctggaattttcctggatccagttcctggaattttccagaCTTTTCCCCATGGATCAGAGGGGAACTCCAAATGAAATTCCCAGATTAATTTCCCGTAActttccagaattttctggaTTAATTTCCTGTAactttctggaattttccacaGGAATCAGCAGGAAACTCTGAATGAAATTCCCAGATaaatttcccagaattttccagaattttccgGATCCAGttcccagaattttccagaCTTTTCTGCAGGGATCAGTGGGAACCTGTGGATGAAATTCCCAGATtaatttcccagaattttccagaattttctggatccaattcccagaattttccgGACTTTTCCGTAGGGATCAGTGGGAAACTCTGGATGAAATTCCCAGATTAATTTCCCATAACTTTCCAGTATTTTCCGGATTAATTTCCCGGAATTTTCCAGACTTTTCCCTGGGGATCAGCGGGATCTCCAGATGAAATTCCCAGATTAATTTCCACTAACATTCCAGAATTTTCCATGGGGATCAGTGTGAAGCTCGGGATGAAATTACCAGATTAATTTCCCGTatctttctggaattttccGGATCcaattcctggaattttccgGACTTTTCCCCATGGATCAGAGGGGAACTCCAAATGAAATTCCCAGATTAATTTCCCGTAActttccagaattttctggaTTAATTTCCTGTAactttctggaattttccacaGGGATCAGCAGGAAGCTCTGAATGAAATTCCCAGATaaatttcccagaattttccagaaatttccGGATCCAGttcccagaattttccagaCTTTTCTGTAGGGATCAGTGGGAACCTCTGGATGAAATTCCCAGAttaatttcctggaattttccgGATCCAATTCC
This window contains:
- the CENPO gene encoding centromere protein O, translating into MDPGKEKHEKEGKKDFPLDVLAHLELLEAQHRGWAEAQERQEQLQEREKFLKSRIQELRQRRDALREKVRQAVSVPKNHLGIPGFWLFQELGNLGIASEPDPREVLEWKIQKCRELLRLFRLTGISGKLSPHGISLSLHTSFEGSLLDSFHLELQERGDSGRFWLCRHSVPPFIPLERLARELLPRNPRQFLGILCRHLNTFVGRREQLRKLQV
- the PTRHD1 gene encoding putative peptidyl-tRNA hydrolase PTRHD1 → MAARCLLPYPLLPAARAVPYGNMAAAKAVLVQYVVLRGDLARPPRSWPLGAVVAQGCHAALAAVHGYREHPDTGAYLEQGGAMRTVVLEAPDENSLLALAELLKLQGLDHRLWVENPEGIPTCLALRPYPKNQVHPHLRNLKLLK